In one window of Episyrphus balteatus chromosome 3, idEpiBalt1.1, whole genome shotgun sequence DNA:
- the LOC129913817 gene encoding gelsolin isoform X1 produces MNLRRKMAWNGFPVAVQFSIVLGGFLLATVCSAGTVSNRPAGAVQTGSILPSGAQDKSTSQRRIMHPAFANAGKAPGLKIWRIEEFEPVPYPKNKYGKFHEGDSYIVLNTKQSKDKSISWDVHFWLGSETSTDEAGTAAILTVQLDDILNGAPVQHREVQDHESQLFLSYFKNGVRYEQGGVGSGFKHVQTNAEGEKRLFQVKGKRNVRVRQVNLSVSSMNKGDCFILDAGSEIYVYVGIQAKRVEKLKAISAANQIRDQDHNGRAKVNVIDEFSSGSDLQEFFNVLGSGSPDDVPDESIAEEDGVFESGDEKSVTLYKVTDESGSLKIDPVASKPLKQEMLDTRDCFILDTGSGIYVWVGKEATQKEKAEAMNKASEFLKTKKYPAWTQVHRIVQGAESAPFKQYFATWKDLGASHTRLIRSAMGYSTDDSDVEFDDSLVESLKKSGGRALGFMPDQGKGEIVRLIQFVELPDTDEVRRTEIPLPLPNQLLLGFGSYVILYDFIQSDGNKASVVYAWRGSKAGSPSMDEAVKVGMEFGDELDAVVVTTVQGHEPRHFLKMFKGKLITSYTGAPSEPILFRVSGTDETDVRANEVEADSSSLASDDVYALVKIAQKKVYIWVGLAASGFEKNMAEDRIGRFWPSFENEVIQEGAEPDDFWDDLNGEGIYDRGMGKGGSPILEPRLFHCRILVSGRIKVEEVPDFQQDDLDVDDVMLLDGGDEIYVWVGSGTTEEEQNGVFDMARKYIKMEPSSRTIETATIIWIKQGIEPKCFKRMFPEWNDDAWKLRPTYEEVLKNVLEKNLNLEENNV; encoded by the exons ATGAATCTAAGGAGAAAAATGGCCTGGAACGGGTTTCCAGTGGCAGTTCAGTTCAG CATCGTCCTTGGTGGATTTCTATTAGCAACAGTTTGTTCTGCCGGTACTGTTTCAAATCGTCCTGCAGGTGCTGTACAAACAGGTAGCATACTACCATCAGGTGCCCAAGACAAATCAACATCTCAACGAAGAATTATGCATCCAGCCTTCGCAAATGCTGGCAAAGCACCAGGACTTAAAATTTGGAGAATTGAG GAATTTGAACCAGTACCCtacccaaaaaataaatatggaaaGTTCCATGAAGGTGATTCATACATCGTCCTTAAT ACAAAACAATCCAAGGACAAAAGTATCTCTTGGGATGTACACTTTTGGCTTGGTTCGGAAACCTCTACCGATGAAGCTGGTACAGCAGCCATCCTCACAGTTCAACTTGATGACATTCTTAATGGAGCACCAGTTCAACATCGTGAAGTTCAAGACCATGAGTCACAACTATTTTTGAGTTACTTTAAAAATG GTGTCCGTTATGAACAAGGTGGTGTAGGTTCGGGCTTCAAGCACGTACAAACCAATGCAGAAGGTGAAAAACGACTTTTCCAAGTGAAAGGTAAACGCAACGTTCGTGTTCGTCAAGTGAATCTATCCGTGTCGTCGATGAACAAAGGAGATTGCTTCATCCTGGATGCTGGTAGTGAAATTTATGTTTATGTTGGAATACAAGCAAAACGTGTTGAAAAGCTCAAAGCTATTAGCGCAGCTAATCAAATCAGGGATCAAGATCATAATGGACGTGCTAAGGTTAATGTTATAG ATGAATTCAGCAGTGGATCTGATTTGCAAGAATTCTTTAATGTTCTTGGATCAGGCTCACCTGACGATGTTCCCGATGAGTCTATTGCTGAAGAAGATGGAGTCTTTGAAAGCGGTGATGAAAAATCGGTCACTTTGTACAAGGTTACCGATGAATCTGGTTCACTTAAGATTGATCCAGTAGCTTCAAAACCTTTGAAACAAGAAATGTTGGATACCAGGGATTGCTTTATTTTGGACACTGGATCTGGAATTTATGTTTGGGTTGGCAAGGAAGCTACACAAAAAGAAAAGGCAGAAGCTATGAATAAGGCATCagagtttttgaaaactaaGAAATACCCTGCCTGGACTCAGGTCCACCGTATTGTCCAGGGGGCTGAGTCAGCACCATTCAAGCAATACTTTGCTACATGGAAGGATTTGGGAGCTTCTCACACTCGACTAATTCGCTCTGCCATGGGCTATAGCACAGATGATTCTGATGTTGAATTCGATGATAGTTTAGTCGAATCGTTGAAGAAGAGTGGTGGTCGTGCCTTAGGCTTTATGCCAGATCAGGGTAAAGGCGAGATTGTCAGACTTATTCAGTTTGTTGAGCTTCCTGATACCGATGAAGTTCGTCGTACTGAAATTCCCCTTCCATTGCCAAATCAGCTTCTTTTAGGATTCGGGTCATATGTAATTTTATATGACTTTATTCAGTCAGATGGAAACAAAGCTTCAGTTGTTTACGCTTGGAGGGGTTCAAAAGCGGGTTCCCCCTCAATGGATGAAGCTGTCAAAGTTGGCATGGAATTCGGCGATGAGCTTGATGCGGTTGTTGTCACAACTGTTCAAGGACATGAACCaagacattttttgaaaatgttcaaaGGGAAATTAATAACTTCTTACACTGGAGCAccaagtgaaccaattttgttcCGTGTTAGCGGAACTGATGAAACTGATGTGAGGGCCAATGAAGTTGAGGCCGATTCATCGTCATTGGCTTCGGATGATGTTTATGCTTTAGTCAAAATTGCCCAGAAAAAAGTGTACATTTGGGTTGGATTG gCTGCAtcaggatttgaaaaaaatatggctGAAGACCGTATTGGTAGATTTTGGCCATCTTTCGAAAACGAAGTTATTCAAGAAGGTGCTGAGCCCGATGACTTTTGGGATGATTTGAATGGCGAAGGTATTTATGATCGTGGAATGGGTAAGGGTGGCTCTCCAATTTTGGAACCACGTCTGTTCCATTGCAGAATTCTTGTTAGTGGTAGAATAAAGGTTGAAGAAGTTCCTGATTTTCAACAAGAT GATCTTGATGTTGACGATGTTATGTTGTTGGATGGTGGAGATGAAATTTATGTATGGGTTGGTTCTGGAACTACTGAAGAAGAACAAAATGGAGTTTTTGATATGGCTAGA AAATACATCAAAATGGAACCATCTTCAAGAACTATTGAAACTGCAACCATTATTTGGATAAAACAAGGCATTGAACCAAAGTGTTTTAAACGCATGTTTCCTGAATGGAATGATGATGCGTGGAAG CTTAGGCCAACATATGAAGAagtattgaaaaatgttttagaGAAGAACCTCAACCTCGAAGAGAACAACGTTTAA
- the LOC129913817 gene encoding gelsolin isoform X2 produces MHPAFANAGKAPGLKIWRIEEFEPVPYPKNKYGKFHEGDSYIVLNTKQSKDKSISWDVHFWLGSETSTDEAGTAAILTVQLDDILNGAPVQHREVQDHESQLFLSYFKNGVRYEQGGVGSGFKHVQTNAEGEKRLFQVKGKRNVRVRQVNLSVSSMNKGDCFILDAGSEIYVYVGIQAKRVEKLKAISAANQIRDQDHNGRAKVNVIDEFSSGSDLQEFFNVLGSGSPDDVPDESIAEEDGVFESGDEKSVTLYKVTDESGSLKIDPVASKPLKQEMLDTRDCFILDTGSGIYVWVGKEATQKEKAEAMNKASEFLKTKKYPAWTQVHRIVQGAESAPFKQYFATWKDLGASHTRLIRSAMGYSTDDSDVEFDDSLVESLKKSGGRALGFMPDQGKGEIVRLIQFVELPDTDEVRRTEIPLPLPNQLLLGFGSYVILYDFIQSDGNKASVVYAWRGSKAGSPSMDEAVKVGMEFGDELDAVVVTTVQGHEPRHFLKMFKGKLITSYTGAPSEPILFRVSGTDETDVRANEVEADSSSLASDDVYALVKIAQKKVYIWVGLAASGFEKNMAEDRIGRFWPSFENEVIQEGAEPDDFWDDLNGEGIYDRGMGKGGSPILEPRLFHCRILVSGRIKVEEVPDFQQDDLDVDDVMLLDGGDEIYVWVGSGTTEEEQNGVFDMARKYIKMEPSSRTIETATIIWIKQGIEPKCFKRMFPEWNDDAWKLRPTYEEVLKNVLEKNLNLEENNV; encoded by the exons ATGCATCCAGCCTTCGCAAATGCTGGCAAAGCACCAGGACTTAAAATTTGGAGAATTGAG GAATTTGAACCAGTACCCtacccaaaaaataaatatggaaaGTTCCATGAAGGTGATTCATACATCGTCCTTAAT ACAAAACAATCCAAGGACAAAAGTATCTCTTGGGATGTACACTTTTGGCTTGGTTCGGAAACCTCTACCGATGAAGCTGGTACAGCAGCCATCCTCACAGTTCAACTTGATGACATTCTTAATGGAGCACCAGTTCAACATCGTGAAGTTCAAGACCATGAGTCACAACTATTTTTGAGTTACTTTAAAAATG GTGTCCGTTATGAACAAGGTGGTGTAGGTTCGGGCTTCAAGCACGTACAAACCAATGCAGAAGGTGAAAAACGACTTTTCCAAGTGAAAGGTAAACGCAACGTTCGTGTTCGTCAAGTGAATCTATCCGTGTCGTCGATGAACAAAGGAGATTGCTTCATCCTGGATGCTGGTAGTGAAATTTATGTTTATGTTGGAATACAAGCAAAACGTGTTGAAAAGCTCAAAGCTATTAGCGCAGCTAATCAAATCAGGGATCAAGATCATAATGGACGTGCTAAGGTTAATGTTATAG ATGAATTCAGCAGTGGATCTGATTTGCAAGAATTCTTTAATGTTCTTGGATCAGGCTCACCTGACGATGTTCCCGATGAGTCTATTGCTGAAGAAGATGGAGTCTTTGAAAGCGGTGATGAAAAATCGGTCACTTTGTACAAGGTTACCGATGAATCTGGTTCACTTAAGATTGATCCAGTAGCTTCAAAACCTTTGAAACAAGAAATGTTGGATACCAGGGATTGCTTTATTTTGGACACTGGATCTGGAATTTATGTTTGGGTTGGCAAGGAAGCTACACAAAAAGAAAAGGCAGAAGCTATGAATAAGGCATCagagtttttgaaaactaaGAAATACCCTGCCTGGACTCAGGTCCACCGTATTGTCCAGGGGGCTGAGTCAGCACCATTCAAGCAATACTTTGCTACATGGAAGGATTTGGGAGCTTCTCACACTCGACTAATTCGCTCTGCCATGGGCTATAGCACAGATGATTCTGATGTTGAATTCGATGATAGTTTAGTCGAATCGTTGAAGAAGAGTGGTGGTCGTGCCTTAGGCTTTATGCCAGATCAGGGTAAAGGCGAGATTGTCAGACTTATTCAGTTTGTTGAGCTTCCTGATACCGATGAAGTTCGTCGTACTGAAATTCCCCTTCCATTGCCAAATCAGCTTCTTTTAGGATTCGGGTCATATGTAATTTTATATGACTTTATTCAGTCAGATGGAAACAAAGCTTCAGTTGTTTACGCTTGGAGGGGTTCAAAAGCGGGTTCCCCCTCAATGGATGAAGCTGTCAAAGTTGGCATGGAATTCGGCGATGAGCTTGATGCGGTTGTTGTCACAACTGTTCAAGGACATGAACCaagacattttttgaaaatgttcaaaGGGAAATTAATAACTTCTTACACTGGAGCAccaagtgaaccaattttgttcCGTGTTAGCGGAACTGATGAAACTGATGTGAGGGCCAATGAAGTTGAGGCCGATTCATCGTCATTGGCTTCGGATGATGTTTATGCTTTAGTCAAAATTGCCCAGAAAAAAGTGTACATTTGGGTTGGATTG gCTGCAtcaggatttgaaaaaaatatggctGAAGACCGTATTGGTAGATTTTGGCCATCTTTCGAAAACGAAGTTATTCAAGAAGGTGCTGAGCCCGATGACTTTTGGGATGATTTGAATGGCGAAGGTATTTATGATCGTGGAATGGGTAAGGGTGGCTCTCCAATTTTGGAACCACGTCTGTTCCATTGCAGAATTCTTGTTAGTGGTAGAATAAAGGTTGAAGAAGTTCCTGATTTTCAACAAGAT GATCTTGATGTTGACGATGTTATGTTGTTGGATGGTGGAGATGAAATTTATGTATGGGTTGGTTCTGGAACTACTGAAGAAGAACAAAATGGAGTTTTTGATATGGCTAGA AAATACATCAAAATGGAACCATCTTCAAGAACTATTGAAACTGCAACCATTATTTGGATAAAACAAGGCATTGAACCAAAGTGTTTTAAACGCATGTTTCCTGAATGGAATGATGATGCGTGGAAG CTTAGGCCAACATATGAAGAagtattgaaaaatgttttagaGAAGAACCTCAACCTCGAAGAGAACAACGTTTAA